From the genome of Ictalurus punctatus breed USDA103 chromosome 28, Coco_2.0, whole genome shotgun sequence, one region includes:
- the rpl12 gene encoding 60S ribosomal protein L12 isoform X2, with translation MRCTGGEVGATSSLAPKIGPLGLSPKKVGDDIAKATGDWKGLRITVKLTIQNRQAAIEVVPSASALIIKALKEPPRDRKKVKNIKHSGSVPFDEIVNIARVMRPRSIARELSGTIKEILGTAQSVGCTIDGRLPHDVIDDINSGKQECPSD, from the exons ATGAGGTGCACAGGTGGAGAGGTCGGTGCCACTTCATCTCTGGCCCCCAAAATTGGACCTCTGGGTCTG TCCCCCAAGAAAGTGGGTGATGACATTGCCAAGGCTACCGGTGACTGGAAAGGCCTGAGGATCACTGTCAAGCTGACCATCCAGAACAGGCAGGCAGCG ATTGAGGTCGTTCCTTCTGCATCTGCCCTCATCATCAAGGCCCTGAAGGAGCCTCCCCGTGACAGGAAGAAGGTCAAGAACA TTAAACACTCTGGCAGCGTTCCCTTTGATGAGATCGTCAACATCGCCAGAGTCATGAGGCCACGCTCTATTGCCAGGGAGCTCTCAG GAACCATTAAGGAGATTCTGGGCACGGCTCAGTCTGTTGGCTGCACCATCGATGGCCGCCTACCCCATGACGTCATTGATGACATCAACAGCGGCAAACAGGAGTGCCCATCT gattaA
- the rpl12 gene encoding 60S ribosomal protein L12 isoform X1, translated as MPPKFDPNEIKIVYMRCTGGEVGATSSLAPKIGPLGLSPKKVGDDIAKATGDWKGLRITVKLTIQNRQAAIEVVPSASALIIKALKEPPRDRKKVKNIKHSGSVPFDEIVNIARVMRPRSIARELSGTIKEILGTAQSVGCTIDGRLPHDVIDDINSGKQECPSD; from the exons ATGCCTCCTAAATTCGACCCCAACGAGATTAAAATCG TGTACATGAGGTGCACAGGTGGAGAGGTCGGTGCCACTTCATCTCTGGCCCCCAAAATTGGACCTCTGGGTCTG TCCCCCAAGAAAGTGGGTGATGACATTGCCAAGGCTACCGGTGACTGGAAAGGCCTGAGGATCACTGTCAAGCTGACCATCCAGAACAGGCAGGCAGCG ATTGAGGTCGTTCCTTCTGCATCTGCCCTCATCATCAAGGCCCTGAAGGAGCCTCCCCGTGACAGGAAGAAGGTCAAGAACA TTAAACACTCTGGCAGCGTTCCCTTTGATGAGATCGTCAACATCGCCAGAGTCATGAGGCCACGCTCTATTGCCAGGGAGCTCTCAG GAACCATTAAGGAGATTCTGGGCACGGCTCAGTCTGTTGGCTGCACCATCGATGGCCGCCTACCCCATGACGTCATTGATGACATCAACAGCGGCAAACAGGAGTGCCCATCT gattaA
- the pole3 gene encoding DNA polymerase epsilon subunit 3: MAERPEDLNLPNAVITRIIKEALPDGVNVSKEARRAISQAASVFVLYATSCANSFAMKAKRKTLNASDVMSAMDEMEFERFLPPLREALEAYKKGQKGKKEASEQKRKDKEKKNGTEENDKSREEEDEEEHTEDEQDGENEGEEEDVEN; encoded by the exons ATGGCGGAGAGACCGGAGGACCTGAACCTGCCCAACGCTGTCATCACCCGCATTATCAAAGAGGCT TTACCAGACGGTGTAAATGTGTCAAAAGAGGCGAGAAGAGCCATATCTCAAGCAGCCAGTGTGTTTGTTCTGTACGCAACATCATG TGCCAACAGTTTTGCCATGAAAGCCAAAAGAAAGACTCTGAACGCCAGCGATGTGATGTCTGCTATGGATGAGATGGAGTTCGAGCGTTTCTTGCCACCTCTGCGCGAGGCTCTTGAGG CCTACAAAAAGGGccagaaggggaaaaaagaggcaTCAGAACAGAAACGTAAGGATAAAGAGAAGAAGAATGGCACGGAGGAAAATGACAAGAGcagagaggaagaggatgaagaagaaCACACAGAAGATGAGCAGGATGGAGAGAacgagggagaggaggaggacgTGGAGAACTGA
- the rpl12 gene encoding 60S ribosomal protein L12 (The RefSeq protein has 2 frameshifts compared to this genomic sequence), which yields MPPKFDPNEIKIVYMRCTGGEVGATSSLAPKIGPLGLSPKKVGDDIAKATGDWKGLRITVKLTIQNRQAAIEVVPSASALIIKALKEPPRDRKKVKNIKHSGSVPFDEIVNIARVMRPRSIARELSGTIKEILGTAQSVGCTIDGRLPHDVIDDINSGKQECHLING from the exons ATGCCTCCTAAATTCGACCCCAACGAGATTAAAATCG TGTACATGAGGTGCACAGGTGGAGAGGTCGGTGCCACTTCATCTCTGGCCCCCAAAATTGGACCTCTGGGTCTG TCCCCCAAGAAAGTGGGTGATGACATTGCCAAGGCTACCGGTGACTGGAAAGGCCTGAGGATCACTGTCAAGCTGACCATCCAGAACAGGCAGGCAGCG ATTGAGGTCGTTCCTTCTGCATCTGCCCTCATCATCAAGGCCCTGAAGGAGCCTCCCCGTGACAGGAAGAAGGTCAAGAACA TTAAACACTCTGGCAGCGTTCCCTTTGATGAGATCGTCAACATCGCCAGAGTCATGAGGCCACGCTCTATTGCCAGGGAGCTCTCAG GAACCATTAAGGAGATTCTGGGCACGGCTCAGTCTGTTGGCTGCACCATCGATGGCCGCCTACCCCATGACGTCATTGATGACATCAACAGCGGCAAACAGGAGTGCC ATCT gattaA TGGCTGA